Genomic DNA from Comamonas antarctica:
AGATGCTGCTCACCTTCGTCGCGATGAAGTGCATTGGGCTTGGGGTCAAAAAATTGCTTATAGGCACGGTGCGCTCCGATGGCAGCCACATCGACGGTACACCTGAATTCGTCCACCTGATGGATCAGTTGCTGAGCATGCAAGAAGGTGGACTGCGGGTCGAGGCCCCGGCCATTGACCTGTCGACAGCAGAACTCATCCAGCAATCGGCATTGCCTGCTGACATGCTCGCCTGGGCGCACAGCTGCCATAAGGCCAACACGCCGTGCTGGAACTGCCGGGGGTGCAACAAGTATCGGGAGACCTATGACGAGGTCAGTGCCAGCATGGCTTGATCTAGGCAATCCACAGCCCAAGCAGCAACTGACGGCTTACACACCCATCCAATGGTTCGGCCAGCGCATTGCGCTGCCAGCCACGGGGACTGCCAGGGCCCCCCATCTGGCCGCCGTGCTTGCAGCCCGGCGTTCGCGCAGAGACTTCGCA
This window encodes:
- a CDS encoding 7-cyano-7-deazaguanine synthase, which codes for MKTALLLSGGMDSLAIAWWKRPDVAITLDYGQKAAEAEKRASAAVCTQLGIEHHIVRIDCSSLGSGDMANAAPDAAAPASDWWPYRNQMLLTFVAMKCIGLGVKKLLIGTVRSDGSHIDGTPEFVHLMDQLLSMQEGGLRVEAPAIDLSTAELIQQSALPADMLAWAHSCHKANTPCWNCRGCNKYRETYDEVSASMA